caatattgtttattgTTTCAGAAATTATTGAGGGGTTCGGGAAAATTACTCCTATTAGATAAGCTGTTATGTAGGTTAAAAGAAACAGGTCATAGAGTgctaatattttcacaaatggTCAGAATGTTGGACATTTTGGCTGAATATTTACAAAGAAGGCATTTTCCTTTCCAACGTCTTGATGGCAGTATAAAAGGTGAAATTAGAAAACAAGCTTTAGATCACTTCAATGCTGAGGGTTCGACGGATTTCTGTTTCTTATTGTCAACACGCGCTGGAGGTCTTGGTATCAACTTGGCCACCGCCGACACCGTCATTATTTTCGATTCAGATTGGAATCCTCAAAACGATTTGCAAGCTCAAGCACGAGCGCATCGTATTGGACAAAAGAACCAGGTAATTATATCATTCTTTCAAGTGCCTCATTtatatttcgtatttatttgcAATTCTATCTCATGTAATATGAACGCGTGATTAAACCCTTTCTCGTCTATTCTTTCAGGTCAACATTTATAGATTAGTTACTGCTAGGTCGGTAGAAGAAGATATTGTGGAAAGAGCTAAAAGAAAAATGGTGCTTGATCATCTCGTTATCCAGAGAATGGACACGACTGGCCGAACTGTTCTCAACAAGCGTGATGCGTCTGCGACAAGTGCCAATAACCCATTCAATAAAGAAGACTTAAATGCAATATTGAAATTTGGTGCTGAAGAGTTATttaaggatgatgatgagaatgATGAGGATCCTGtcgtaagtaaaaaatattaattgattacTATCTGTTTTCTCGCGGATTCAGAttgaatgttacaaaaaatgtttcctctttattatatttcaatagatattcaAGATCTTAAAGTTCTATGATAGTTCTTAACacatgttgatttttaatacaGTGTGATATTGATGAAATCCTGCAACGAGCTGAGACCCGCGACGAAGGTCCTTCTATGGCGGGAGACGAGTTGCTGTCAGCTTTCAAAGTTGCTAGTTTCGCATTTGATGAAGACAAAGCTGTAATGGAAGTCAAGAAAGAAAACGCTGAAGAAGAAAGTAAAGATTGGGTATGTAGAAGTAAATTTTCGATGTAGTAATTTTGACTAGTCAGATTAATGGTTGttctgtaataaaatatattttttctaggaTGATATTATTCCCGAAAATGTTCGCAAAACGATAGCTGAACAggagaaaaataaagaaatggaGGATTTATACCTTCCTCCTAGGAGAAAGAATTTGCAAGCTAACAATGCTGATGGGAGTGAGTATAATTGTTACACCtgtcaaaatacacaaaataaacattgtgtTATGTAGTTCTACTTTCAAAATTCTTAAGAGACAAATGTAGCTTTCGGAATTGAGTAGATCTTTACACAACCAATTTTTCAATTCATTACAGTTTAGTCATTTGGTGTGGTGAGTACTGCATAATTTCTCTAATCAAACTTATTATTAGGTGAAGGTCGCAAACGGCGCGGTCGTGGGTCGGCGGAGGGTGGCGACGGCGCCGAGCTGGACGGAGACGCCGAGAGCGACGGCACGGATGGAGGCTCCGACGACGACCGCCCAAGGAAGCGAGGCCGACCACCTGCCTCGCATAGAGAGAAAATCAAAGGCTTTACTGATCAAGAGGtaatagtaataaaactataaaatgtttacCATACAGTAACTGGGCGAATTTAAAAGCTCAAAGAATAGCCCAATAGCTACGGATAAGAAAAGGTCAGTCAATCATGGAATTTCTAAGCAGCATTTAATAATTTCAGATTCGAAGATTTGTCAAGAGTTTCAAAAAGTTTTCGGCACCCCTAAAGCATCTAGATAGTATAGCGTGCGATGCAGAATTACAAGAAAAACCTTTAGCAGAACTCAAAAAGTTGGGAGAAATTTTGCAAGAGAGATGTAAAGCGGTGCTAAATGATACATCAGAAGTAGCAAGTAAGTATATTCAGTCTTTTAAATGACCAAAGTTACTACTTAGTGCTACCTATTAGCAGGAATCATGAGTTTTTGATAAGGTGGACACTATCAAGTTTTTGAGGGAAACATTGTTCTGTCTTGCCATAGCATAGCTAATAATCGTGATCATAACTTTTAGTACATGTACCATGAACCATGCTTTAACCATGAAAGATGCATGCATGTAGTCATTAGTAATGAAATGATTTCCTTTCAGATGAACAAACTGAAGGCCGTAAGAATGCTAGGAAAACCTTCAAGCTTGGTGGTGTACCAGTCAATGCCAAGACGATGGCAGCGTGTCAGGACGAACTGGCGCCGCTCGACGTTTTCCTGCCCGACACGAAAGAAGAGAGGCTTAAGTGGCAATTGGACTTTAGGTATGTAACATTACCCTAGTCAACAAAATTAAGAACATTAGTAGGTTAATAACTGTTTTTGGCGGTTGGGTAaatttttcatgattttttgtttttgcaggACAAGGCCGGCAAACTTCGATGTTGAGTGGGGAGTAGCAGATGATTCTAAATTACTAGCAGGAATTTATCAATATGGTATGGGATCCTGGGAAGCTATTAAAATGGATTCATCCTTTGAAATTGGAGATAAAATACTCACCAATGAAGATAAGAAACCTCAAGCGAAGCATTTGCAATCGCGTGCAGAGTATTTACTGAAACTCATAAAGAAATTGCAAGATCAAAAGAATGGCAagcaaaaacaaagaaaacctCGGACTAAGAGAGGACAGAAGGAGCCTGTTACCAAGGATATTGTAGAAGATGACGGTAGTTCTGGAGATGAGAATAAGAAATCAAATAAGACTGGTAAAAATGATAAATCTGATAAGGTTTGTAATTTTTACGTAATATGATTAAAATTATGTCAATAGGTTACAGTAAATTGCTAATTgcatttatttctatttcagAATAAGTCGAAATTAGAAGATGTGTCCACCCACGACGAAACATCGAATGACCGGAAAGAGCGAGATAAAAAGCGAGCAAAGAGAGATGGCAATAGGAAATCTGACAAAATGAAGTCGCGCAACAAGAAGCCCGCGGGCCCCATGCATTTCACTGCCAACAATGAACCCAGGGCACTGGAGGTACTCGGCGACCTCGACCCTTCAGTCTTTGAAGAGGTATGTATAAACAGTAACAGTACAGTAACAGCCTATTATTAAACCTTTGATGATATGttaaatgtattaaatatttataaacctttttttgtaGTGTAAAGAAAAAATGAGGCCTGTGAAGAAAGCATTGAGAGCTCTAGATAATCCTGATCAAACATTATCTGAAGCTGATCAAGTAGCTAGGACGCGAGCCTGCCTCACGCAGATCGGGAACCAAATAGACATATGTGTAGACGCATATCCGGATCCCGAAAAGAAAGTTGAGTGGAGAAGTAATCTCTGGTACTTTGTTTCCAAGTTTACAAACTTTGATGCAAAGCAGCTTTATAGGTTATATAAATATGGACTGAAAAAAAATGAATCGTCTAGTAAGAAAGATGGAAAACATAAAGAGAATGTTAAGGTTAGTGTCTAATTTTCAATAGAACATGAACTTTGGTAAAATTCTCTAAATgagaatttttgtatgtaatattCTGCATCTTTAATCTTGTTTTGGTTTTTCAGAATAACAAGAATAATCACAATAGCAATCATGTGAAATCATATAAAAAAGATGGAAAAGCTGATAATGCTAATGACAAAAAGGAGAAGAGGCCTAAAACAGACCGAGATAAATTTGATAAGGCCAACGACAAGCATCCACAGACGTCGGGAATAAAGAGAAAGTTAGAAGAAGGCGAATGTGACCCAGAGCCGAGTGAAAATAAACGTCATGAAAGGTAAATTACGTCACTTTCATTTAGATTTAGTTTTGATTTCCATTTGGTGACTAACAATCTTCGAATGTCATTCCATTCGCTCGCCCGCTTCCTCATCTATCATTtccatattaatattttctttaattttatattaatatttctttCATTTCATGAAATCGCTAACCTCTCCTTCGTCGCTCACCGCCATTATCGCTTTGTCCATCCCTGCAGACATAAACACAAGCACAAGGATCGCAAGGATAGGGATAGGAGCCTGAAGCGGGACGATTTGATGTACAGAGAGCGGAGCAGGTCGGAGCGGGAGCGGGACCGAGACCGTGAGCGGGACCGAGACCGGGAGCGCGACCGCGAGCGTGACCGCGACCGCGACCGCGAGCGCTCCCGCACGCGCCGCGACAGCGGCGGCCtcgcgccgcgctcgcgccCGCCCTACGCCATGCCGCACCCGCACCCCGACCATCCCGCGCACCCCGCCTGGACGCCGCCCGCCTACCCCGGCCCGCGCCAGTACCGCGCCGACCGCACGCCGCGCCCACACGACAAGAGGAGGTACTATtactttattattgtattatgaTTCCCATTATTTTAAGGATCTTGTGTTCAAGTAACCCGGGTGACCGGGTCCCACAGAAAGCTGTGGGTCACCAACCATAAGATTTATGTTAGACTTGTTGCTTCCTGTGAAATTTGAAGCCAGGAAAAGCTGAGAGAAGGCGAGGttataatgtttaatgatttaaCTAAATATTGAAACGAGTGTTTATTATGTACAGCAGGTACAGCGGCTTCGGCGGCATGCCGGGCCCGTACGGCGCGTACTACGACAGCGCCAGCATGGCGGGCAGCATGGGCTTCCCGCCCGCGCGGCCCTACCCCGACGACTGGCGCGGCTACACGCAGCCCGAGTACGCGTACGACGAACGCGACTACGAACGGGAGGTGTACCGAAGGGACTACGACCGACGCGCACCTCCCACGTAATGCCGTAGTTACGCACTTCCGTCgccttgtaaataaaattgtattttatattctgTAAATAGATAGCATGTAGAGATCTCCTCAGAACGCTGGTTTAACCGTGAAGTGTAAACATAAGTGACAAAAAGTGCTGTGGTTTTTATCTATGTGATAAGCGAAAGCGCATCGATATGAAGAGACGTTATTAGTGacattttataagtaagactgtatagtaaatttatttattgccgAATCTGTCGATTGATTGTTAATGTACAGAATTTAGAAAGAaaacctaattaattaatttttatattgttccAATTTAGTCGCGGtcttaatgttttttaatgtcTAATcgaattttctatttatttgatGCCTCATATCatgatttatgtatttaactTGACAGAAACAAGTGATATAAATAGGTCGTAGCAAATGTACAAAATTTAGCTATTGTTAGTAGGTTTGCATGTAATTTAAAATCATGTGCAATTTCATGAAATTGTGTATAGCTTAGCAGAAGGGGCACATAACTTTGTCATTGCATTTTAGCAGTGGACAGGAAGgagttttaatttgtaaattcatTTCTCATTTTGCGTGCATTTCCGAGTCCCGTTATGGCTCGTACAATcctatttttatacattatgtAAAGTCTTATTCTCTGTTACATGCAATTGTGAATGTAATAAGAGTGAAAACGTCTTGAATGGTATATACcatgataataaataaacatattaaagttgaaagttgttttttattggcttgtgtttaaacaccacccaaaaaagtacctattttactaccaaaaaaattctaaacggttaccaaaatggataaatggtcaccaaataacgtttccaaaaatattattagataaaaccattttttcgtattattgactactaaaaaaatatatggacgcctttaaaatacactttagaccaaatattatatattgtcactacttagatgttcccaattatgtaataccatgactcctaatttggtcatttttgttagactaaaaaagctaatgatcgctagaatatttcccaaataccaattaatatactggggttcccaaacgtacttcgcttatttattgttatatgaatttgtgtgtaactcagtacgtttaaaatgtaagcacgcaacatgcagcaagcatggcttctgtcacggctccggcgctgcagggctccggcggtcccatgcgagcttatcgttgCAGATGGTTTTCatgctcaccaccgcagcttcggcttgctggccggctcagccggccagcctcagccgcagcggcgagccttaaaagtacctgcgcctcagctcgcaggccgcctcgcccctctgcgcctacgcggttttgaattgcactctaggggtagggcagacaagactacgtggagtcggttttgcagcgattcgttttcgtcactaactttgatttttggttgtaatattaatattttagttggatagaatttggtgaccattaatccattttgggaaccaaaaataatatttgtgcgagatttgcgatttttctgatgttattttattttttttggatcataataatatatactttagtgcccttttaataaagtcaatttattttttttggagttgtttattttatttggtgcctcagcttagagtcttaaaaatatttttggtgaccacctaaattatacccttttttatttataactccgCACTTGTTAATGTTCCACCACGTCAATGTTCGAGGGTGTGTAGAAAGATGTTTTGTAAGAAccgataataataaaatgtgatcGTGAATTCTAGAAGTGTGAGGAGTTTTCATAATAAAGGATTTTCCGAGCGATTCGGCGATATCGAACAGTTTATAACTACTATCACAAAAAACCCAGCGACAGATTTTTGCTCTCCGAATATATCGCGCGTACGCTcgaaaaatccgctagtgtgaaagcctTGTATGTAAAAATAGTATGTATCATCATtaggtaagtaaatacataattacgACTAAGGAATGGGCCTGATTTACGAAACCGCAGCACCACATATTGAGGTGTCCACACAACCTGCGGTATCGATCGCGGTTTTATATTGGATTAGAagccaaaaaaaataatctaaacgATGaacgatgatgatgaagagcTGATTCAATTGGGCCTTAGGCAAAGGTACGCACGGAAACTGAGTTTCCAAGCAGGTTTTCAGCAGTTTTCAGAATGAAAGTATTCGAGGTAAGTATCAAcattttacttaggtattttgAAAACCTAGGTGCCTACTAGTACATTAGATATTAAAAGCACGTAGGTAACATAATATTCGTGAATGATAAAAAGAAGGTTTTTAATGCCTTTTGTGATGCATTAGAATCTCAAAAGTTGTGGCTCTTTTATGAGTAGGGTAGTTTAGTGGGTAGGTAGCTAGGTGATAACGAGCTTCGAGTTATTGACGAGGCACTTTTCACGTCTACTTTAATAACTCTATTTCCCGATGGTCATATCGCAGTGCGCATGAGCGAAACGGGTTCATTCAGACAAGTGCTTCAGTGCCTTCAGTACCCCTCCGTCGATTGAGGGAACATCGTGCCAAACATGACGCTTTGTGCGCAGAAACAAAATACctagcttttatttttaaacttgtcgataaataaatgtgtcCTCTCAATTTCATGCCCCAATTGTAATCAGGAAACAGAAGCGAACATTTGGTAAGTTATATTTAGATCTGTTCCTGCGTTTTGTGCTTGAAGTTGTGCTTCAGTTAATTAAGTTTACTTGTAAATATAAGCAAAAACCTAATGTTTATTGATCGCTTTgttattgaattttgaattcAGTTCTTTTCTTTATACAACGAACAACCGTGTAGGATATTAAATAAGGTATATTGTGTTGAATATATTTGTAGAAGTAAGTGCAATGCGAGTATACGATGTGTGATGGTGGAAGCAAGAGCGGCCAAGTGCGGCGAGCCAGTCGGACAATGGTGAGCGCGACGCTGCTGGCGCTCCTGGTGCTTGCGGCGGCTGCTGAAGCTTGTTATCTGTTTCCTAGTGGTAAGCTCACTAAGCTTTTGTTAGCAATTTTGtagtttgaagttttatttgtgAGTTGTCCAAGAAGCGCATCTACCCTTAGGTACCTGTTTGCATTTTTGCattgtttcaattttaattatgcatTTTCAAAAGTATTACTTATCCATTATCAACCTGAAAAGCGGATCTATTGTAGCAGGCACTGTGGACCCCAACTCTAACTTATTTGTGACGTcaggcttatttattttttatgtgatcTTCCTTGGAGGAGTACCCCCCCCTAAAAATTACCTTATGTACACCTTATGTATTATTCTTAACTACTCCCCTTATACACGTACTCGCTTAGGAGAAAGAAATGTATCCCTTATGAAAGAGGTATTCCCTTATATTATCCTTTATGTGTTCCCCTTTTGTTGACCCTCATTTAActgaatttatgaataaatatcaattttaaaggTCCACAAAGCTCTCAACCATTTTAAGGACTGGATCCACCTGTAAAACggttgttataattttattcgtttttaCCATCAGACGTACCAGATCCGTGTCGTGGAGTGACTTGCAGGCCGGGAGCGCTGTGCCGGCCCACGCCCGATGGCCGCGCACACAACTGCGAGTGTCCCACGTCCTGCCCCAGCTACGGCGACCACGAGGGCTCGCGACCGCTCTGCGCAAGCGACGCTCGCGACTACCCCGGCGATTGTGAGATGCGAAGAGCAGCTTGCGAATCAAATACGAATATAACTTTCAAGTATTATGGTAAATGTGGTAAGTGTCCCATTTTGGcaatcagtcttacctagggtagttgggaaaaggctaggccgatgatgatgatactacTTGGGCGACAAGTACTTACTTTTGGAATATTGAGCTGGTAAGAAAATATTAGGCTGGCTTGTGGTTTTGTCTACAAGCTTGTATCACGAACTTACGACGTTGAGATATTAAAATGtggaaataggtaggtatacttgGTTCTCAAAAAGGTTCTTTTCCAGATCCTTGCTCTGGAGTAACCTGCCCAGATCCCGAAGTGTGTCAGTTGGACGATCGTCGTTCCCCATCCTGCCGCTGCGCTGAGCCGTGTCCCCTCGAGTTTTCTCCCGTCTGCGCCTCCGACGGCAAGACCTACTCCAACGAGTGTCAGATGCATCGGGAGTCCTGTAGAGCACGGAAGCAgttgaagattatttttaaaggacaGTGTAGTTCGGGTTAGTATCGATTCAGCGCATTACCTATCTGTGTATGATGTCCTGTGATGATATGAAATGTTTTCTAGGGTAAATTAGtacctaattgttttttttttctcgtttatttaaggaatttttatacataaagtaCATGTCAATTCCATCATAGCCTAACTTAAACTAAAATgcatatgtttattatttatggctTACGACTTAAATAAGCTAATTGATTTATTGCTTAAAAAGacactaaattataattttagcaGAAAACTTTCGAGCGCAATTAAATGAGTCCGAAAAACCGCAAGTTTTCTTTAGAGATTATCTACTTATATGTTTTCTTAACTTTAACATCATCAGGAGTTAACCCTTGCGCTGAGGTGGAGTGCCGCCACGGTGCGGAGTGTCGAGTGGAGGGCGGCGGTGCCGTGTGTGCCTGTCCTCCTCCCTGCGAGCCGGTGCTACGTCCCGTTTGCGGCTCAGATTCCCGTACCCACGATAGCGAGTGCGAATTGAGACGAGCCGCCTGTTTGGTAGGAAGAGAGCTGAGGGTGTTGCACGCAGGAGCTTGTGGTATGTCTTAATTGCTTGTTAGTCTATGCGATCCCTTATTTCTGAAGGCGCTGTTACAACGCAGCTTTCTTTAAAATTTTTGGTGTGCCTATAGAGTTGTGGTAGGTACAGACACCtctctggtcgtgtcggattgccgtctcatgtagctatgaaagtgaaggaatacAGAAGGCACTTATGTCTGCACAAATGCCCTGCGTAGCTAGTTGATTTCTACAGAGAAAACTGCCGAGGTAGTGGACAAtgatagtccccaggccggcgaacaaatttttttttgatacatatacatttaagactttgtgagtgccttccttacaatgagtccgacaaacttttcgaatgcgcaaattttggtgccgctgcgttttttaatgcttgactcctgaaattgtcgatatgacgtcactatggctcttcgtacatacacgtttcatcttttgagattcgtttaataaagttaactagagaatggtggtcaacttgtccgataaagatcgtgctgcgtttggattgtccaccatcctgaaaatgtcgatatgacgtcactatgacttttcgtacatacctgtttcattttttgagattcgtttaataaagttaactagaaaatggtggtcaacttgttcgataaagatcgtgctgcgtttggagtgtccaccatcctgaaaatgtcggtatgacgtcactatggctcttcgtacatacacgtttcatcttttgagatttgtttaataaagttaactagaaaattgtggtaagcttgtccgacaaagatcatgctgcatatggagtgtccaccgtccggaaaatatagatatattttaagatttggcaTAAAGTACTGACAAATGGTGTGAagatgttaatagtaaatgttgcatttagaaagtcgtttcgaatgatatatgtatcattactacaggagggatttattaacttgaaaacacctatcgataaaataatcttatataagctctagcttctgaaatactaacaattcgccgaagtttttttaatatgaaatgttgcatttaaaaacgtcttttgaattatgtataactcattactagagatgggatttatttaattgaaaacatctatcaataattataattttaaataagctctagcttctaaactactaacaatttgtcggaagtatgttaacacaaaatgtttcatttggaaaggtttttcaaataatatataatttgttactaaagaagtaatggattagcttgacagaacctaccgataatatattcttacaAAAGcgctagcttttaaagtactaacaatttgtcggagttatgctaatacaaccttgcgcttaaaaagatcttttgattgaaatatggctcataacttcaagtgagatgttattccttaacacaatgtaaagtatccataatatgccttaggtcagttatgtcttccaaaatactaagaatcggtaagtggtatgttaagacggaatatagcgcttaaaaagatctttcgattgaaatatggttcatacctagaggtgggacattattccctaacatagtaaaacctatcgataatacgccttatttggtcTATATCTCCTAAattactaagaattgataagtggtatgttgagacaaaatgttgcacttaaaaagaccttttgattgatatatagtccattaatagatgtgggatattattccttaacataatataaactatcaacaatacgtcttagtcaggctactttttctaaaatagtaattaaaattggtaagtagtatgccaatttaatatacttaaataatgcacgtgaatatttaagtcagaaattgacaaaaagaataaacttcttccaattgtaatatttttttctcattttcttgtcgaactgactatttgactcactacatttgtcggacaagtcgatatttgcaataagaatagtattatctatcattgttgtatttgtccgacatgtatgtatggggagacacagtgacgtcatatcgacatgtttcggatggtggacactccaaacgcagcatgatctttatcggacaagttgaccacaattttctaggtaactttattaaacaaacctcaaaaaatgaaacgtgtatgtacgaagagtcgtagtgacgtcatatcgacattttcaggatggtggacactccaaacgcagcacgatctttatcggacaagttgaccaccattctctagttaactttattaaacgaatctcaaaaaatgaaacgtgtatgtacgaagagccatagtgacgtcatatcgacaatttcaggagtcaagcattaaaaaacgcagcggcaccaaaatttgcgcattcgaaaagtttgtcggactcatcgtaaggaaggcactcacaaagtcttaaatgtatatgtatcaaaaaaaaaattgttcgccggcctggggactatgaGTCTGAATACCATTAATAAAACCATTAATATTCTCTTTATTTCTGAATCCAGGTTCCAACGGCGTATGCGCGGACCGCGTGTGTCCTCACGGCGGCGAGTGCGTGGCGACGGGCGGGCGCGGCGTGTGTCGttgtcctcgctgctccaacgAGTTCGCGCCCGTGTGCGGCTCGGACGGCATCTCGTACGGGAATAGGTGCAAGCTACAGCTGGAGGCTTGTCGGCATCGCCGTGACGTGCAGGTCCTGTACGACGGACCTTGCAGTGAGTAACACTCTTGATACCTACATAGCGAAGacttatgaattttatttgccCAAAATTCAAGAAAATGTGTTGTAACTTGCAAATCGCTAGGTAAATTATGGACAGAAGGGAGCGTTTTGGAGAGTTTATAATTTCAACTAAACACAGTTTAACTGCTAGTAAACTTCACATAATCCTGTATATCTGAGGAAAAGACTTTTTTTAGCACTATTTCGTAATACATAGTAGTAGGGATTTATTAATTGAAGGTTATGTATTACAGACGGTTGTGAGAACAAGAAGTGCGAATTCTACGCCGTTTGCGAGAGCGACGGTGTCTCTGAAGCCAGCTGCGTTTGCCCCAAGCATTGTGAAGAGGGAACTGTAAGTACCCGTTCTTCTGTTCTGTAATCATTATTGTTTGAATGATAATTCTAATCTTCCAACTACAATGTTGCAGGAAACAGAAGAAGTCTGTGGTACAGATAATAAAACGTACAGCAGCGTGTGCGCCCTGCGTGACACGGCTTGTAAGGAGAAGAGGCGACTTCATATCAAGCATATGGGGTCGTGCGGTGAGTGTTCCTCGGATCCATATTCAATTATGAAATcgtgtaaaataaattgttttgagaCATTTGTCGTCGTCATATAATATAGCACATAATAAGTACATCGAAACATATTCCATAGATTTTGACAGTCatgactgactgacatgactttacagttacagttacagcctttttatcgtcccaatgctgggcacaggcctcctcccacacggagaaggattgagctttaatcaccacgcttgctcaatgcgggttggtgatttcagactatatagtccaggtttcctcaagatgttttccttcacctttttatcagctactggtgtctaagatatacttagacagtacatacaaacttagaaaa
Above is a window of Helicoverpa zea isolate HzStark_Cry1AcR chromosome 1, ilHelZeax1.1, whole genome shotgun sequence DNA encoding:
- the LOC124637639 gene encoding chromodomain-helicase-DNA-binding protein 1 isoform X3, with product MHLKGFMNESGSDSNSDKGEKSDSSGSGSGSESESGSSSSGSGSERSGSEKSFNRSHHSDDTKSSPKHSHANSSKSDHHTDKNSSDDDSPTKSRSRNSKLKSDLWEDNPDIYGIRRSARSRKEPDRLKLADSDSSERGRTHSRKSRKKSDSWNSDSSDSDSDLKGSPPPPSKRPGQRSVPLRKRKPTRRRFTSDEDESSEGTDDETKRTATRRTGAAVSYKEASDEQTDSSDLLEVEGVDGEAEAEPEPEDHSETIERVLGVRRGKKGVTGNVTTLYYIEEHGDPNADCNPDDADSTEPQYLIKWKGWSHIHNTWESERSLNEQKVKGLKKLENYIKKEAELSWWRQQAGPEDIDYFECQNELQQELVKTYNNVERIIAEQTRELEGGGTAHEYFCKWESLPYADATWEDAILIEKRWPQEVEHFKYREAAKTTPSRHCPVLRRRPKFHHVKEQPEYMGKDASFVLRDYQMDGLNWLIHSWCKDNSVILADEMGLGKTIQTICFLYYLFKSQQLYGPFLCVVPLSTMTAWQREFEQWAPDINVVTYIGDLSSREILRQFEWSFASSKRLKFNAILTTYEILLKDRQFLRSFSWACLLVDEAHRLKNDDSLLYKALKEFDTNHRLLVTGTPLQNSLKELWALLHFIMPYKFESWEEFEKDHEDAATKGYEKLHKQLEPFILRRQKKDVEKSLPAKVEQILRVEMTSIQKQYYKWILTKNYSALRKGVKGSINTFINIVIELKKCCNHALLTKPEDFESRASLATTDAVEKLLRGSGKLLLLDKLLCRLKETGHRVLIFSQMVRMLDILAEYLQRRHFPFQRLDGSIKGEIRKQALDHFNAEGSTDFCFLLSTRAGGLGINLATADTVIIFDSDWNPQNDLQAQARAHRIGQKNQVNIYRLVTARSVEEDIVERAKRKMVLDHLVIQRMDTTGRTVLNKRDASATSANNPFNKEDLNAILKFGAEELFKDDDENDEDPVCDIDEILQRAETRDEGPSMAGDELLSAFKVASFAFDEDKAVMEVKKENAEEESKDWDDIIPENVRKTIAEQEKNKEMEDLYLPPRRKNLQANNADGSEGRKRRGRGSAEGGDGAELDGDAESDGTDGGSDDDRPRKRGRPPASHREKIKGFTDQEIRRFVKSFKKFSAPLKHLDSIACDAELQEKPLAELKKLGEILQERCKAVLNDTSEVANEQTEGRKNARKTFKLGGVPVNAKTMAACQDELAPLDVFLPDTKEERLKWQLDFRTRPANFDVEWGVADDSKLLAGIYQYGMGSWEAIKMDSSFEIGDKILTNEDKKPQAKHLQSRAEYLLKLIKKLQDQKNGKQKQRKPRTKRGQKEPVTKDIVEDDGSSGDENKKSNKTGKNDKSDKNKSKLEDVSTHDETSNDRKERDKKRAKRDGNRKSDKMKSRNKKPAGPMHFTANNEPRALEVLGDLDPSVFEECKEKMRPVKKALRALDNPDQTLSEADQVARTRACLTQIGNQIDICVDAYPDPEKKVEWRSNLWYFVSKFTNFDAKQLYRLYKYGLKKNESSSKKDGKHKENVKNNKNNHNSNHVKSYKKDGKADNANDKKEKRPKTDRDKFDKANDKHPQTSGIKRKLEEGECDPEPSENKRHERERSRSERERDRDRERDRDRERDRERDRDRDRERSRTRRDSGGLAPRSRPPYAMPHPHPDHPAHPAWTPPAYPGPRQYRADRTPRPHDKRSRYSGFGGMPGPYGAYYDSASMAGSMGFPPARPYPDDWRGYTQPEYAYDERDYEREVYRRDYDRRAPPT